In the genome of Nonomuraea sp. NBC_00507, the window GAGGTTGTATCGGGCGAAATACTCGAAGTTGGCGAGGATCCGGTCGTCCGCGTAGCCGAAGAGGTCCACGCCCTGCTGCCAGGCGACCTGGGCGGCATCCGCGAGCAGTCCGACCGCGAGCTGCTCGTGGGCCTGGTCGCGGCCGGACTCCTGGCCCTGACCGGCAGCCGTGACGATGCGGCCCAGGACGGAGCCGTTGCCGGCGCCGGTCGTCGCGAACCGCATGGCGTCCTCGAACATCACCCGGTCGTCGCAGAACACGGCGATGGCGAGGATCGTACGGAGTGCGGCGAGGTCCCAGTTGCCGTTGGCGTACAGGCAGTAGCCGGAGACGGCCGGATACCACACCTCGGTGAAGGAGCGGGCGCAGCGCTGCACCGACGCCTCGGGCCAGCCGTCGTAGCCGCTGTGCCGGAGGATCTCGGCGGCGTTGACGAGCTTGAAACCCTGCAGGCCGGCGCCGAGCTGCCCGTCCGCGCCGGTGATGCCGGTGAGGGAGGCGGCCCAGGCGTCCAGGATGTCACGAGCCTTGTCGGCGTGGCGTACGTCGCCAGTGCTCGCCCACATCAGGGCGTTCTGGTAAGCGGCGGCCGCGTCGGAGGCGGCCTGGTTCGTGAAGTTGGTGGGACCGCGGCCCCAGGTCGTGATCTGTCCGGTGTTCTGGACGGCGTAGGTGTGCTGGGAACGGGCGTGGGCGGCCATCGCGGCGAAGCCGGAGGCGATCGGCTCGCGTCCGGCCGCGACCGCGGACTTCATCCGGTCGAGATCCGCGCGGGAGTGCAGGAGACCGGGATGCGCGAAGGCGAACGCCTCGTCCGCGTGCGAGGCTCCTTCCGGGTCCAGGGCCCACGCGGGCGTGGCGGAAGCGGACAGCAGCCCGCTCGTGGCCACGGCCGCGAGCCCCGCCGCACCGAGGAACGACCGCCGGTTGAGGGAAAGCACGGGCGACTCCTCGCTCATGCCGGGTGCCCGACGGTGAGGGAGAGGGACTTCGTCGCCGTGCCCACGGTGTTCGTGGCCGAGACGGTGACCGTGTAGGTGCCGGGGACCTGCGGGGTGCCGGAGATCAGACCGGTGTTTTTGTCGACCGTGAGCCCCTTCGGCAGACCCGCGGCGTCGAACGACGTCGGCAGCGCGGTCGCGGTGATCAGGTGGTTGACGATCTGGCGCGCGGTGGCCGTGGCCTCGCCCGCACTGGTGATCTCCGGGGCGACGGTGGACGCGGCGGTGGCGGAGTCCAGGAAGCGCAGGTCCTTCACGTGCTCGTTGACGAACATCGGCACCATGTCCTGGGTCAGGTACCAGCGCGGCTTCTGCATCGTGTCGGCGATGACCGTACCGTTGATCGCCAGGTTCTGGAAGGTGACGTTCTTGACGGGGCGGTCCGCGTCGTAGCCGACGATGACCGACATATTCGCGTTCTTGCCGTCGTACTTCAGGTTCCGGACGTACACGTTCTCGATGCCCCGGCCCGGCGAGGCGTTGTACCTGTTGGCCATGACGCGCATGTTGATCAGCTGGCCCCAGCGGAAGTCCTCCACCCGCACGTCCTGGATGCGGACATTGCGGATGAGGTTGCTGTCGCCGGTGTTCATGGCGAAGCAGCCCTGGTAGAGGATCTGGGGCTCGCGGTGGTCGAGGACGTCGATGTTGCTGAACACGATGTTCTCGATGACCTCGGGCTTCTCCGGGTTGCCGTGCGTGCCCATATTGACCGGGTGCGCGACGTCAGCCCAGAGGACGCAGTCACGTACGGTGACGTTGCGGGTGTCGCCGTAATAGTCCCAGCGGTGGGCGTAGATGGCGATGCAGTCGTCGCTGTTGCGCATGAAGACGCCCTCGATCAGGACGTCCTCGCTGCTGAACACATCGATGCCGTCACCCCACTGGCCGTGGCTGTAGGAGTGCAGATTGCGGACGGTGACCTGCTTGGACTGGCCGATCGTGCAGGCGTAGCCGCTGCGCGGGTTGAGCACCATGATGCCGTCGATCTCGATGTTCTTGGAGAACGCCGCCAGGACCCCGCCGTCCGCGTTCCACAGGATGCCGCGGCCGAGCAGCCGGGCGTTTTCGACGTTGCGGAACTCCACCCGGGCCTTCAGCACCGCGCCGCCGGCCAGGTACACCGTCTTGCCGCTCGGCACCATCACCACGTTGCCGGCGACGGTGTGCAGGCCGGGGCCGAAGTAGATGACGTCGGAGTCGCCGGGCTCCGGCCGCTGCGCCTCGATCGGGTTGGCGTGCAGCTGCAGGTTGTCGAAGATCTCGCCGTCGATCTCGATGGAGAGGTTGCGGGGCTCGCTGAGGGTGAAGCGCACGGTGTCGCCGGCTACTTCGTGCTTGATGTCGTACGACAGCGGGCGGATCCGCGCGGAGCCGATGGCGCCCTTGGACGAGGTGACCTCGACCTCCACGGTGCCGTTGAAGTCGAAGGTGGCGACCGAGGTGTTCCGGACGATGCCGGAGCCCGTCTTCTCGTTGATGGTCTTGGTCTGGCCGCGGAGGACAGGTACCGGTTGCCATTCGCCATGCGGCGTGCGCGCCTTGATGGAGAAGCTCGTGTTGGTCGGGACTCCGGCCGGGATGGGGTACACGACCAGCCGGTCGGCGACCTCGGGCCTGTCGTCTGCCCTCGCGGTGCCGGCCATCGCGCCGACCAGGGAGTACGCGGCAGCGCCAACGCCTGTGGCCTGGATGAAGGTGCGCCGGGTCAGCCCGATGCCGTGGGGGTCGGTCATTGGGGGGTTCCTCCGGGTGGGGGTCGAATGCTCCGGGGACATAGAAATCGGTTGCTATGTCTTGCGTAGATATATCGCGGATGCCGCCCGGAGGGAACCTGTTGACCGAAACTTTCGCACAGGCCGGCTTTCGCCTCTGTGCGTGAAACCCTCAGGTGCCTGCACCTCTGCTCGCGCTCTAGGTTCGACAGCGTCCGGGGGCTTTCCAGGACGTCGCACCAGCGCGCGATGAGCTGCCATGGCCACCACGCCCGCTTGCGCCGCGCCGCGCTGCGGGGCAAGCGGGCGTCATGGCGTCAGGGCTTCGGGATGTGGTAGCGCAGGTGGGTCACGGGCGCGGTCCCCGCCACGGGTTTCCCCACAGGGATCAGCTCGGCCCGGTCCCCGGCGAACAGCGGTGTGCCCGCTCCCAGCAGCAGGGGGACGAGGTGGAGCCATATCTCGTCGAGCAGGCCTGCCCTGAGCAGTTGCCGGGCGACGTCCGCACCCAGCACCAGGACGTCCTTGTCCCCCGCGGCGTCCTTGGCACGTCGGACTGCCGCCTCCAGTCCATCGAAGGCGAACGTCCCGCCGTTGTCGCCGAGGAGGTCGTCCCTGGTCCGGTGGGTGACCACGAAGCTCGGGACGCCGGGCCATGGCGTGCCGCCCCACGGGCCCAAGCCGAGGTCGAAGGTACGCCGTCCGATGACGGTGGCCCCTACCGCCGCGTCCACCTGCCGGCGGATGCCGATGTCGACCCCGTCATCCGGCCCCTTCGCGGCCATCCACTCGTGCAGCCGTTCGCCGCCGTCCCCCATAGGTTCCGCCTCCCGGACGTTCGGTCCGGCCGTGAACCCGTCTAGGGACATCGACACATCCAGCACGACCTTGCTCATCGCGGGCCTCCTTCTGCTCCACCGGCGCCGCCCTCCGGCGCCGTCACGAGAAGGTCGGAGCCGGACCGGCCGTCTCGACACCACCACGGCAAAATCAGTGGGGGCGAGGTGAGGCGTACTCGAGCCGGGGACGGCCCCTTATTGCTCTCCGGGACGTGCCGGACGGTAGCGGTCGCGATCACTCGATCAGGTCGCAGAGACCTGGTCCCATGTCGTCACCCACCATGCACAGGGCGGTCTCGGCGCGGGAGGCAAGGACGAGAGGCGGGACCCCGGCCACCAGGTCGGCGTGCGTCAGCCGGTCGAGTGCGGCTCCCACCAGGGGTGCGGTCACCCGGAGGGCCGCCTGGAGTGCCACCCCGCCGGTCGAGCCGCCGTGCAGGACGATGTTGCGGCTGCGGTAGAGCCTGCGCAGGGAGATCTCGACATAGCGGCGCACCCGGGCGAGCACCGGGGCCGGCTCGGCAAGCAGCGCCCGCATCCGGGCGACAGCCGCGATGTCGCTTCTCCGGCGCCAGGAACGTTCCAAGGGAAGTGAATGACCCTGTGCCAGCTCAGTAGCGATCAGGATGGCGCGTTCCCGGTTGGAGGCGCACTGCTCCAGCCGTTCGGCCAGATCTCCGTCTCCTGTGCGCCGGATGCGATAGGAGAGCGCGGTCAGCTCGGCCCGCGGCCAGGAGCAGGTGACGAGCGCGGCCGCGCGTGAAGCGGCGATGACGCGCTCTCGCTCGTCGGGGTCCCGCGCCTCGGTCAACAGCGACTCCAGAGCGCTCCACCCGCCGGCGACGGCCGGGGCGAGCGGGCCGTGGTTGAGGGCCGAGGCGATCTCCAGTGCCTCGTCCACGGCGCTGCGCCGCCGGTCGGCCAGGCGCTGCGGCTCGGCTCCGACCACGTAGAGCTGACGTTCGGCGGCCAGGGACAGGACCCGGGCGCCCCGTGCGGGCATCCGGAGCGGCATCGCGCTGCCCTGGTTGAGCACAATGGCCGTGTCGAACGGCGTCACCGACCCGGTCGAGGCGAAGCGGGCGCGCGCCTGAAGGCGCTCGACCAGATCCGAGACGATTTCCAGTGCCCGCTCCGCGTCTCGTGCCTCTACCTCGTACGAAAGGGCGCCGATGACGTGAGCGGTCGGCTTCGCTCCGGCGGAGGCCATGAGCTCCGTGGCCTCACGCGCGCCGATCCAATGGGGCAGCTCCGCGGCCAGCTCTTCCCAGTTGTGCAAGGTGGCGAAGGGAACGACCACCGTCCAGCAGGTCGGCGGCAGTGTCAGCAGCCCGGCGGCCTCGCTGATCAGCTCTGTGGCCGACAGGCCGAGCCTGTCCTCACGGAGCCAGCGGTTGAGGCCGTCCATGCTGTGGCCGCTGTCGAGCAGATGAGAGGCGACCGCTCTGGCGACCTTCTCCGGCGGTGGCGGGTCGGCCTCGGCCACACACGCGGCCCAGCGGTCGAGGTAGCCGGGACGGCCCAGGTCGATGAGGTGGCGCAGCTTCCTGCGGCCGTCGCTGGCGACCGTCAGTGTCGTCCGCAGGCATTCCTGGAGCTCCCGCCGGAAGGCCTTCGAACCGAGCGCCGGGTCGTTGCCCAGCAGCCGCTCCATCTCATGCCGTTGCCAGTCGAGCGCCGACTGGGAGAGCACCCGACGGTCCACCCATGCGCCCGCCTCATGCAGTTCCTCCAGAGCCAGAAAAGAACTGACATCCCAGAGACGGCGAGGCCAGGGGGTCGCGGTGCCGCTGAAGTTCATCATGCGCGCAGCGACGTGTCGGGAGTATGAAGAGGACGGATCGCGCCCGGGAGGCGTTTTGTGCATGCTGCGAACCTTGCAATGAACGGAGGAATATGTGAGCCCAAAGTGTCGACCTGACTACTGTGAGCATAGAGAAGTGGCGGGATCGGTGTATGCTGTACCATGAAAACGCCGTGTGAGACGGCGACAAGCTTGTCCGGGGCTACGGCCCCCCAGAGGGCGTGATCGTAGAGATCACGCCCTCTGTTTTTTGGCCAGGCTCAGATGCCGTCGCGCCGCGACGCGGCTGAGCGCGGGGACCGGCGAACGTCCTACTCCCGGAATGGTATTCGGGAGCCCGTCCGGACGCTCAGCTCAGATGAGCGACAGGGGAGCGGAAACGTGGGCGTAGCACAGCGGCCGGGGGTGCTGCCGGCCATAGGCTCGGATCTCAGGGTGGCGCTCGCGCTGGGCGAGCGTGCGCTGCAGGTGAACGGGGATCTGCAGACGGCGCGGCGCTGGTTCGACGCCGCCTACCGGCAGGCGGAGTTGTGCGGCGATCCGATCGCGCTCGGGGTGGCCGCCCTGGGGCTGGGCGGGGTGTGGGTGCACGAGCACCGTACGTGCGCCGAATCCGAGATGGTGCGCGCCCGCCAGCGGCACGCGTTGTCGCTGCTCGATCCCGCGTCGCCGCTGGCCTTCCGGTTACGCGTGCGGATGCGGGGCGAGGAGGACTACCGCGCCGGCGGGCACGTGGCGATCATGGGGTTGCTGCGGCAGGCCAGGGACTCCGGGGATCCGCTGGCGCTGGCGGAGGCGCTGAGCCTGGCGCACCACTGCCTGCTCGGGCCTGAGCACGGGGCGACCCGGCTGGAGCTGGCCAGGGAGCTGATCGGCCAGGCGGCGGTCACCGAGCGCAGGGGCGACCTGATGATGGGCTTACTGTGGCGGACGGTTGATCTCTATCTGGCCGCCGATCCGCATGCCGAGCGGTGCCTGGAGGAGTTGCGCGGCCTGCTGCACGCGAACACCTATCTCGCGGTGGGGTACGTCGTCGACGCCATCGACGTCATGCTGACCATCCGGGCCGGGCGGTTCGGGGAGGCGGAGCAGCTGGCGGGGGAGTGCTTCGAGCGCGGCGTCGCGGCCGGCGACATGGACGCCACCGGCTGGTACGGCGGCCAGCTCGGCGCCATCCGCTGGTACCAGGGCCGGGCCGCCGAGACGCTGCCGGCGCTCCAGGACCTGGTCAGCTCGCCCACACTCAGCCCGATCGACAACTCGTACGTGGCGGCTCTGGCGCTGGCCTCGGCGACGGCGGGGGACCGGCGGTCGGCGGCCGGGCACCTGGCGCGGCTGCGCGGGCGGGATCTGGGAGACCTGCCCAGGTCGAGCAGCTGGCTGGTCTCGATGTACTGCGTCGTGGAGACCGCGCACCTGCTCCAGGACGCCGCCACGGCGGCGCAGGCGTACGCGTTGCTGAGCCCTTTCGCAGACCTCCCGGTGATCGGCAGCCTCGGCGTGGTCTGCTTCGGTTCGGTGCACCACGCCCTGGGCATGGCCGCGCTCACCATCGGTGACCTGGAGCGGGCGGTCGGGCACCTGCGGACCGCCGTGCAGGCGAACCTGGCGCTGGGGCACTGGCCGGCGGCCGCGCTGTCCAGGTGCCGGCTCGGGCAGGCGCTGGCGCTGTGCGACGGGCTGCGGGACGAGGCCGCGCTCGCGGAGCAGGTCGCCGCCGCGCGGGAGGCCAAAGAGCTGGGCATGGTGCTGCCCGCCGTGGTGGGACGGGCGGACGGCGGGCGGCGCGCCTGCCGCTTCCACAGGCAGGGGCGGCACTGGCAGGTCGAGCTGGGCGGGCGGGTCACGCTGGTGGAGCATAGTGTGGGCATGGCGTACCTGGCCGCGCTGGCCGACAATCCCGGGCGCGAGATCCTGGCCGCCGACCTCGCCGCGGGGATGTGGTCGCGCGGAGCCGAGGACGTCTCGGCGCAGCCGGTGCTCGACGACCTGGCCAGGGACGCCTACCGGGAGCGGCTGGCGCAGCTGCAGGCCGAGATCGACGAGCTCGAGGCCATGAACGATCTGGCGCGGGTGGCGGCGCTGCGGCTGGAACACGAGTGGCTGGTGGCCGAGCTGTCCGCGGCGACCGGCATCGGCGGGCGGTCGCGGCCGTTCGCGGGTAACGAGGAGCGCGCCAGGATCGCCGTCGGCAAGGCCATCAGGCGGGCGTTGTCGCGCATCGCGGCCGTGGATTCGGTGATGGGGGAGGAGCTGCGGGCCACCGTGCAGACGGGCCTGCGCTGCAGTTACCGTCCCCGGTGACGCCGGCGCGCGAGCCGGTGGCCGCATCCCCATGGTGGAATACAGGGTGGGCAGTGTTGGACAGGAAGAGAGCCACCCATGGAACACCGCATGTTGGGACGCACCGGACGCCAGGTCGGCGTCGTCGGCCTCGGGGCCTGGCAGCTCGGCGCCGACTGGGGTGAGGTCTCCGACGATGAGGCCTTCGCCACGCTCGAGGCCGCCGTGGACGCGGGCGTCACCTTCATCGACACCGCGGACGTGTACGGCGACGGGCGCAGTGAGCAGATCGTCGGCAGTTTCGCCAAGGGCCGCCCCGAGCTCACCGTGGCCACCAAGATGGGCCGGCGCGTGGAGCAGATCCCCTCGAACTACGTGATGTCCAACTTCCGCGCCTGGAACGAGCGCTCCCGCCAGAACCTCGGCGTGGACACGCTCGACCTGGTCCAGCTGCACTGCCCGCCGACCCCTGTCTACTCGGCGGACGCCGTGTTCGACGCCCTGGACACGCTGGTGGCCGAGGAGAAGATCGCCGCGTACGGGGTCAGCGTGGAGACCTGCGAGGAGGCGCTGACCGCGATCGCCCGGCCGGGGGTGGCGAGCGTGCAGATCATCCTGAACGCGTTCCGCCT includes:
- a CDS encoding dihydrofolate reductase family protein gives rise to the protein MSKVVLDVSMSLDGFTAGPNVREAEPMGDGGERLHEWMAAKGPDDGVDIGIRRQVDAAVGATVIGRRTFDLGLGPWGGTPWPGVPSFVVTHRTRDDLLGDNGGTFAFDGLEAAVRRAKDAAGDKDVLVLGADVARQLLRAGLLDEIWLHLVPLLLGAGTPLFAGDRAELIPVGKPVAGTAPVTHLRYHIPKP
- a CDS encoding putative Ig domain-containing protein, giving the protein MTDPHGIGLTRRTFIQATGVGAAAYSLVGAMAGTARADDRPEVADRLVVYPIPAGVPTNTSFSIKARTPHGEWQPVPVLRGQTKTINEKTGSGIVRNTSVATFDFNGTVEVEVTSSKGAIGSARIRPLSYDIKHEVAGDTVRFTLSEPRNLSIEIDGEIFDNLQLHANPIEAQRPEPGDSDVIYFGPGLHTVAGNVVMVPSGKTVYLAGGAVLKARVEFRNVENARLLGRGILWNADGGVLAAFSKNIEIDGIMVLNPRSGYACTIGQSKQVTVRNLHSYSHGQWGDGIDVFSSEDVLIEGVFMRNSDDCIAIYAHRWDYYGDTRNVTVRDCVLWADVAHPVNMGTHGNPEKPEVIENIVFSNIDVLDHREPQILYQGCFAMNTGDSNLIRNVRIQDVRVEDFRWGQLINMRVMANRYNASPGRGIENVYVRNLKYDGKNANMSVIVGYDADRPVKNVTFQNLAINGTVIADTMQKPRWYLTQDMVPMFVNEHVKDLRFLDSATAASTVAPEITSAGEATATARQIVNHLITATALPTSFDAAGLPKGLTVDKNTGLISGTPQVPGTYTVTVSATNTVGTATKSLSLTVGHPA
- a CDS encoding aldo/keto reductase, with the translated sequence MEHRMLGRTGRQVGVVGLGAWQLGADWGEVSDDEAFATLEAAVDAGVTFIDTADVYGDGRSEQIVGSFAKGRPELTVATKMGRRVEQIPSNYVMSNFRAWNERSRQNLGVDTLDLVQLHCPPTPVYSADAVFDALDTLVAEEKIAAYGVSVETCEEALTAIARPGVASVQIILNAFRLKPLEQVLPAARAAGVGIIARVPLASGLLSGRYDEHTTFAPDDHRTYNRRGESFDVGETFSGVDFSTGLEAVRRLAPLVPEGVTMAQFALRWILDQEGVSVVIPGARNPAQATANAAAASVPPLPAETLDAVQAVYDELIRPQVHDRW